A single genomic interval of Vibrio maritimus harbors:
- a CDS encoding OmpA family protein: MRKTVVAASIIGAMTAAAPVLADEGFYLGGRLGGSQLSDACNISGAECTDSGFSAGFFAGYDWNDYIALEFAYDWLGSYKTSFIEGSTGYRQDANMSALTLAPKFAYPFTDDWSVFAKVGAAYTTYGDRNATALMGGVGLEYDFATAWSGRLEYQRINDFKDGWLNTDVDTFWLGVSYSFGNAAAAAAAATAAAVTQAPAEEPPVVEAVVMTKTFEQVSGQETFAFNSTELDEEKKADFDPLIALMKEHPEATVTIVGYTDSSGPEEVNQRISEERAESIASYLESQGIDRSRMSVSGMGEANPVADNSTSEGRAQNRRVEITVPEFEYTVEEMMEKTQ; encoded by the coding sequence ATGAGAAAAACAGTGGTAGCAGCATCAATAATAGGTGCCATGACGGCAGCAGCACCCGTCTTGGCCGATGAAGGTTTCTACTTGGGTGGTCGTTTAGGGGGTTCGCAGCTCTCCGACGCCTGTAACATTTCTGGCGCTGAATGTACTGATAGTGGCTTCAGTGCAGGTTTCTTCGCTGGTTATGATTGGAATGATTATATCGCGTTAGAATTCGCTTACGATTGGCTAGGTAGCTATAAAACATCGTTTATCGAAGGCAGCACTGGTTATCGCCAAGACGCGAACATGAGCGCATTAACACTTGCACCAAAGTTTGCTTATCCGTTTACCGACGACTGGTCTGTATTCGCTAAGGTCGGTGCAGCGTACACAACTTATGGTGATCGAAACGCTACTGCGCTAATGGGTGGTGTGGGTCTTGAATACGATTTTGCGACTGCTTGGTCTGGTAGACTTGAGTACCAACGTATTAATGACTTTAAAGATGGCTGGCTCAATACAGACGTTGATACATTCTGGCTGGGTGTATCTTACTCATTTGGTAACGCAGCTGCAGCTGCTGCCGCGGCGACCGCTGCTGCAGTAACTCAAGCGCCAGCTGAAGAGCCGCCAGTAGTAGAAGCTGTGGTTATGACCAAGACATTTGAGCAAGTTTCTGGTCAAGAAACCTTCGCATTCAATAGCACAGAGCTAGACGAAGAGAAGAAAGCTGATTTTGATCCTCTAATCGCGCTAATGAAAGAGCATCCAGAAGCGACAGTGACTATCGTAGGTTATACAGATTCATCAGGTCCTGAAGAAGTAAACCAACGTATCTCTGAAGAACGTGCTGAATCTATTGCGTCTTACTTAGAGTCTCAAGGTATTGATCGCTCAAGAATGTCTGTGAGCGGTATGGGTGAAGCTAACCCAGTTGCGGACAACTCTACGTCTGAAGGCCGAGCTCAAAACCGTCGTGTAGAAATCACGGTACCGGAGTTTGAGTACACAGTTGAAGAGATGATGGAAAAAACTCAGTAA
- a CDS encoding O-acetylhomoserine aminocarboxypropyltransferase/cysteine synthase family protein yields the protein MKDETLSIHHGYETDPTTKSVATPIYQTVAYEFDSAQHGADLFNLEVPGNIYTRIMNPTNDVLEQRMAALEGGIAGLVVSAGSAAINYAILTLAEAGDNIVSTPQLYGGTYTLFAHMLPKQGIQVKFAKDDSPESIAELIDENTKAVYCESIGNPAGNIVDIEGISTLAHKAGVPVIVDNTVATPVLCKPIEFGADIVVHSLTKYVGGHGTSLGGVIIDSGKFPWDQHKDRFPVFNQPEPSYHGVVYTEAFGPAAFIGRARTVPLRNTGSALSPMNSFMLLQGLETLSLRMERHTENAIKVAEFLQNHEKVSWVSYAGLESSKYYELAGKYMKGKPSAILSFGLKDGYEAGVRFYDALQIFKRLVNIGDAKSLACHPASTTHRQMSESEQLEAGVRPEMIRLSVGIEHIDDILADLEQALKA from the coding sequence ATGAAAGACGAGACTCTATCAATACATCACGGTTACGAAACGGATCCAACAACCAAGTCGGTAGCAACTCCTATCTACCAAACGGTCGCTTATGAGTTCGATAGTGCCCAGCACGGTGCGGACCTTTTCAATCTAGAAGTACCTGGCAACATCTACACTCGAATCATGAATCCAACCAACGATGTGCTTGAGCAGAGAATGGCGGCGCTAGAGGGCGGAATTGCTGGTTTAGTGGTAAGCGCAGGTAGTGCCGCGATTAACTATGCGATTTTGACGTTGGCGGAAGCGGGCGACAACATTGTTTCCACACCACAGCTTTACGGTGGCACATATACCTTGTTTGCGCACATGCTGCCGAAGCAGGGTATTCAGGTGAAATTTGCTAAAGATGATAGTCCGGAGTCTATTGCTGAGCTAATCGATGAAAACACGAAAGCGGTGTACTGTGAGTCTATTGGTAACCCAGCGGGAAATATTGTTGATATTGAGGGCATTTCAACGCTAGCTCATAAAGCAGGTGTGCCGGTCATTGTAGACAATACAGTCGCGACTCCTGTGCTATGTAAACCCATCGAGTTTGGTGCGGATATTGTAGTCCACTCGCTTACTAAATACGTAGGCGGCCATGGTACATCCCTTGGAGGCGTTATTATCGATTCTGGTAAATTCCCTTGGGACCAACACAAAGATCGTTTCCCAGTATTTAATCAGCCAGAGCCTTCTTATCACGGTGTCGTCTACACCGAGGCATTTGGTCCTGCGGCGTTTATTGGTCGTGCTCGAACCGTGCCACTTCGTAACACAGGCTCTGCGCTATCACCAATGAACTCTTTCATGCTGTTACAAGGCTTAGAAACCCTGTCACTGCGAATGGAGCGCCATACTGAGAACGCCATTAAAGTTGCTGAGTTCTTGCAAAATCATGAGAAGGTAAGCTGGGTGTCTTACGCTGGACTTGAAAGCTCTAAGTACTATGAGCTAGCAGGTAAGTATATGAAGGGTAAGCCTTCTGCAATTCTCTCATTTGGTCTTAAAGATGGATACGAAGCGGGTGTCAGGTTCTACGATGCGCTACAGATATTCAAACGCTTGGTAAACATTGGGGATGCCAAATCACTGGCTTGCCACCCAGCATCGACAACTCACCGTCAGATGAGTGAAAGCGAACAGTTAGAAGCCGGTGTGAGACCTGAGATGATCCGTCTGTCTGTCGGGATTGAACATATTGATGATATTTTGGCTGACCTAGAGCAGGCGCTCAAAGCCTAG